In one Culex quinquefasciatus strain JHB chromosome 2, VPISU_Cqui_1.0_pri_paternal, whole genome shotgun sequence genomic region, the following are encoded:
- the LOC6033621 gene encoding kelch domain-containing protein 3 — MRWIVNLEGGPRRVNHASVAVGDFIFSFGGYCTGEDYHSTSAIDVHILNTNNLRWTLAPTVKDEYGVPCKYPEVPFQRYGHTAVAYDNKVYIWGGRNDEIVCDILYCYDTRTLKWSRPAVTGTVPGARDGHSACIYGNRMYIFGGFEETIDKFSCDVHYLNLQTMTWTYVDTRGEPPSFRDFHSATIVNHKMFVFGGRGDAWGPYHSQEEIYCPKIVCLDLRTNRWEMPNTTGEEPLGRRSHSAFVYNDHIYIFGGYNGNLDLHFNDLYCFNPERYVWRLVRPRGQSPRPRRRQSCLVIGQRMYLFGGTCPSHTTDPTSYDYSDTHVLDFHPTLRTLAMLKVLEHKLDTSCLPRVIKIEIRNMTTPNKISRSLVSG; from the exons ATGCGCTGGATTGTCAACCTTGAG GGCGGTCCTCGTCGGGTCAATCATGCGTCCGTGGCCGTGGGGGACTTCATCTTTTCGTTCGGTGGATATTGCACGGGGGAAGATTACCACTCGACCAGCGCCATAGATGTGCACATCTTGAACACAAACAATCTACGCTGGACGCTGGCCCCGACGGTGAAGGATGAGTATGGCGTGCCGTGCAAATATCCGGAAGTTCCGTTTCAGCGTTACGGTCATACGGCGGTGGCCTACGACAACAAGGTATACATCTGGGGAGGACGGAATGACGAAATCGTGTGCGACATTCTGTACTGTTACGACACGAGAACGCTGAAGTGGAGCAGACCTGCCGTCACAGGAACGGTTCCTGGAGCTAGAGATGGCCACTCGGCTTGCATCTACGGCAACCGGATGTACATCTTTGGTGGGTTTGAAGAGACGATTGACAAGTTTTCTTGCGATGTCCACTACCTGAACCTGCAAACGATGACCTGGACGTACGTTGACACCCGTGGGGAACCGCCATCGTTCCGGGATTTCCACTCGGCCACCATTGTGAACCACAAAATGTTTGTATTTGGTGGACGAGGCGACGCCTGGGGTCCGTACCACTCACAGGAAGAAATCTACTGCCCGAAAATTGTGTGTCTAGATCTCAGAACGAACCGATGGGAAATGCCCAACACAACCGGAGAGGAACCACTCGGGCGGAGAAGCCACTCGGCGTTTGTGTACAACGACCACATCTACATATTTGGCGGTTACAATGGTAACCTCGATTTGCACTTTAACGATCTCTACTGCTTCAATCCCGAACGCTACGTTTGGCGGTTAGTGCGGCCACGTGGTCAATCGCCCCGGCCACGGCGGCGGCAGTCCTGCTTGGTGATTGGCCAACGAATGTATCTGTTTGGAGGAACCTG CCCATCCCACACAACCGACCCAACATCCTACGATTACAGCGACACTCACGTGCTAGATTTCCATCCCACGCTCCGCACGCTGGCCATGCTCAAGGTGTTGGAACACAAGCTGGACACGTCGTGTTTGCCCCGGGTCATCAA AATCGAAATCCGTAACATGACCACGCCGAACAAGATCAGCCGCTCGCTGGTCAGTGGCTAG
- the LOC6033619 gene encoding DNA-binding protein D-ETS-6, which yields MQDDPIARNSPEDGDTSEEGEESDGDSALIYVPTNPLEWTTEHIQSWVRWLSKKFQIFPPLEPVRFPTSGADLAKFTKADFWVCAGSKAGGNALARHYAHLRQIGSGGVEDSTLANDVDPEPYQLLNAASHRLVAQGGQIQLWQFLLELLADSSNERFIHWEGTGGEFKLTDPDEVARRWGERKAKPNMNYDKLSRALRYYYDKNIMTKVHGKRYAYKFDFHGLMDACRTQAQLAEPTGTGYRYSPHQIDSYGAGPSESSSTSPARSFGTTSGGAAASPESVGSSGSSTTATTATSHIPTVVAGSSSGSVRSPMPMLPSYWPPYPTYHSMSSASSLVVPGASSAVTGNVVPVVTTSVIPTTTTSASSSTSFNQ from the exons ATGCAAGATGACCCGATCGCACGTAATAGTCCAGAAGATGGTGATACCTCCGAGGAGGGTGAAGAAAGTGACGGTGATAGTGCCCTTATCTACGTACCTACGAATCCCCTCGAATGGACCACGGAACACATCCAATCGTGGGTTCGATGGCTGtcgaaaaagtttcaaattttccCACCGCTGGAACCGGTGCGATTCCCGACCAGTGGAGCAGACCTGGCCAAGTTTACCAAGGCGGACTTTTGGGTGTGTGCCGGTTCGAAGGCCGGAGGTAACGCCCTGGCCAGGCACTATGCCCACCTGCGACAGATTGGAAGCGGCGGCGTCGAGGACAGCACGCTGGCCAACGACGTTGATCCCG AGCCATACCAACTGTTGAACGCTGCATCTCATCGTTTGGTAGCACAAG GTGGGCAGATCCAACTGTGGCAGTTTCTGCTCGAACTGCTCGCTGATTCGTCGAACGAGCGTTTCATCCACTGGGAGGGAACCGGCGGAGAGTTTAAGCTCACAGACCCGGACGAGGTGGCCCGGAGGTGGGGAGAGCGGAAGGCAAAGCCCAACATGAACTACGACAAGCTGAGCCGGGCGTTGag GTACTACTACGACAAGAACATTATGACCAAGGTGCACGGCAAACGGTACGCGTACAAGTTTGACTTTCACGGGCTGATGGACGCTTGCCGGACCCAGGCACAGCTGGCGGAACCGACCGGCACCGGTTACCGGTATTCACCCCACCAAATCGATTCCTACGGCGCTGGTCCGTCCGAAAGCAGCAGCACGAGCCCCGCGAGAAGCTTCGGAACAACATCCGGTGGTGCCGCGGCTAGCCCCGAGTCCGTAGGCTCGTCCGGGTCatcgacgacggcgacgacagCTACCTCGCACATTCCCACCGTCGTGGCCGGTTCCAGCAGCGGATCCGTGAGATCACCTATGCCGATGCTTCCCTCATACTGGCCACCCTATCCGACCTACCACTCGATGTCATCGGCGTCGTCGTTGGTCGTACCTGGGGCGTCATCAGCTGTCACTGGTAATGTTGTTCCTGTCGTGACGACTTCGGTcattccgacgacgacgaccagcgCGAGCTCGTCGACGTCATTCAATCAGTGA
- the LOC6033622 gene encoding major facilitator superfamily domain-containing protein 1 isoform X1: MPRSYEEDEARRPILDAQESDSEAPGSVIAPARERILHRSDDDELSQPTGCGASACCNPSSATHRFMALIFMCLVGFGSYFCYDNPGALQDKFKSDLDLSTTQFVWLYSIYSWPNVILCFIGGFLIDRVFGIRLGTIIYMFILLIGQLIFATGALINAFWLMILGRFLFGIGAESLAVAQNNYAVLWFKGKELNMVFGLQLSFARVGSTVNFLVMVPVYNYVRDLGYTGHQCTGVVLLLATLTCVMSMLCALILGWMDKRAARILRRNDNPPNGEVAKLSDIGTFKISFWMVTVICVAYYVAIFPFIALGKVFFMRKFGFTPEDANTVNSIVYIVAGVASPLFGLIVDRTGRNVLWVFVSITVTIFAHGLLAFTFYNPYVAMITMGMAYSMLASSLWPLVALIVPEYQLGTAYGICQSVQNLGLAVISMFSGLIVDKGGYFMLEIFFIGWLVVSLLATIVIWLYDANNNGALNMSPKEREIAASKLLVEAANRYDENVAPVPSDGSVNEDGVTTQGGAAPPVESIRNRYLNRVLDSPNQSDSEPLIE, encoded by the exons ATGCCCAGATCGTACGAGGAAGATGAAGCGAGGAGGCCGATCCTGGACGCGCAGGAATCGGACAGCGAAGCTCCGGGATCGGTGATCGCACCCGCAAGAGAGCGGATTCTGCACCGGAGTGACGATGACGAGCTGAGCCAGCCGACCGGATGTGGCGCGAGTGCGTGCTGCAATCCGAGTTCCGCCACGCACCGCTTCATGGCGCTGATCTTCATGTGTCTGGTCGGGTTTG GATCGTACTTTTGCTACGACAATCCGGGTGCCCTGCAGGACAAGTTCAAGTCGGATCTGGACCTCTCGACCACGCAGTTTGTGTGGTTGTACTCGATCTACTCGTGGCCAAATGTGATCCTGTGCTTTATTGGAGGATTTTTGATCGATCGCGTGTTTGGGATTCGGTTGGGCACGATCATCTACATGTTTATCTTGCTGATTGGACAGCTGATTTTTGCCACCGGagcgttgatcaacgcgtttTGGTTGATGATCCTGGGTAGATTCCTGTTTGG TATCGGAGCGGAATCGCTGGCCGTGGCGCAGAACAACTACGCCGTCCTGTGGTTCAAGGGCAAAGAGCTGAACATGGTGTTCGGGCTGCAGCTTTCGTTTGCCCGCGTTGGCAGCACCGTCAACTTCCTCGTGATGGTTCCGGTGTACAATTACGTGCGCGACCTGGGCTACACCGGCCACCAGTGCACCGGAGTGGTCCTGCTGCTGGCCACGCTGACCTGCGTGATGTCGATGTTGTGCGCGTTGATCCTCGGTTGGATGGACAAACGGGCGGCTCGGATTCTGCGCCGGAACGACAACCCACCGAACGGGGAGGTGGCCAAGCTTTCTGATATTGGCACGTTCAAGATTTCGTTCTGGATGGTGACGGTCATCTGCGTCGCTTATTACGTGGCCATCTTTCCGTTCATTGCGCTTGGGAAGGTGTTCTTTATGCGCAAGTTTGGGTTCACCCCGGAGGACGCCAACACGGTCAACTCGATCGTGTACATCGTGGCTGGTGTGGCTTCGCCGTTGTTTGGGCTGATCGTTGATCGTACGGGACGGAACGTACTGTGGGTGTTTGTATCGATTACGGTGACGATCTTCGCGCATGGACTACTGGCGTTCACCTTCTACAACCCGTACGTGGCCATGATCACGATGGGCATGGCGTACTCGATGCTGGCGAGCAGTCTGTGGCCACTGGTGGCGCTGATCGTGCCCGAGTACCAGCTGGGAACGGCCTACGGAATCTGCCAATCCGTCCAGAACCTTGGCCTGGCCGTAATTTCTATGTTCTCGGGATTGATTGTCGACAAAGGAGGATACTTTATGCTGGAGATCTTCTTCATTGGATGGCTCGTTG TTTCTCTTCTGGCCACGATCGTCATCTGGCTGTACGACGCCAACAACAACGGAGCTTTGAACATGTCCCCGAAGGAGCGGGAGATCGCCGCCAGCAAACT CTTGGTCGAGGCCGCCAACCGTTACGACGAGAATGTGGCACCGGTGCCGTCGGATGGGTCGGTCAATGAGGATGGCGTGACGACGCAGGGAGGGGCGGCCCCGCCGGTGGAATCGATCCGCAACCGTTATCTGAACCGCGTCCTGGACAGTCCCAACCAGAGCGATTCGGAGCCGTTGATTGAGTAG
- the LOC6033622 gene encoding major facilitator superfamily domain-containing protein 1 isoform X2 translates to MPRSYEEDEARRPILDAQESDSEAPGSVIAPARERILHRSDDDELSQPTGCGASACCNPSSATHRFMALIFMCLVGFGSYFCYDNPGALQDKFKSDLDLSTTQFVWLYSIYSWPNVILCFIGGFLIDRVFGIRLGTIIYMFILLIGQLIFATGALINAFWLMILGRFLFGIGAESLAVAQNNYAVLWFKGKELNMVFGLQLSFARVGSTVNFLVMVPVYNYVRDLGYTGHQCTGVVLLLATLTCVMSMLCALILGWMDKRAARILRRNDNPPNGEVAKLSDIGTFKISFWMVTVICVAYYVAIFPFIALGKVFFMRKFGFTPEDANTVNSIVYIVAGVASPLFGLIVDRTGRNVLWVFVSITVTIFAHGLLAFTFYNPYVAMITMGMAYSMLASSLWPLVALIVPEYQLGTAYGICQSVQNLGLAVISMFSGLIVDKGGYFMLEIFFIGWLVVSLLATIVIWLYDANNNGALNMSPKEREIAASKLDDRDRASYAPID, encoded by the exons ATGCCCAGATCGTACGAGGAAGATGAAGCGAGGAGGCCGATCCTGGACGCGCAGGAATCGGACAGCGAAGCTCCGGGATCGGTGATCGCACCCGCAAGAGAGCGGATTCTGCACCGGAGTGACGATGACGAGCTGAGCCAGCCGACCGGATGTGGCGCGAGTGCGTGCTGCAATCCGAGTTCCGCCACGCACCGCTTCATGGCGCTGATCTTCATGTGTCTGGTCGGGTTTG GATCGTACTTTTGCTACGACAATCCGGGTGCCCTGCAGGACAAGTTCAAGTCGGATCTGGACCTCTCGACCACGCAGTTTGTGTGGTTGTACTCGATCTACTCGTGGCCAAATGTGATCCTGTGCTTTATTGGAGGATTTTTGATCGATCGCGTGTTTGGGATTCGGTTGGGCACGATCATCTACATGTTTATCTTGCTGATTGGACAGCTGATTTTTGCCACCGGagcgttgatcaacgcgtttTGGTTGATGATCCTGGGTAGATTCCTGTTTGG TATCGGAGCGGAATCGCTGGCCGTGGCGCAGAACAACTACGCCGTCCTGTGGTTCAAGGGCAAAGAGCTGAACATGGTGTTCGGGCTGCAGCTTTCGTTTGCCCGCGTTGGCAGCACCGTCAACTTCCTCGTGATGGTTCCGGTGTACAATTACGTGCGCGACCTGGGCTACACCGGCCACCAGTGCACCGGAGTGGTCCTGCTGCTGGCCACGCTGACCTGCGTGATGTCGATGTTGTGCGCGTTGATCCTCGGTTGGATGGACAAACGGGCGGCTCGGATTCTGCGCCGGAACGACAACCCACCGAACGGGGAGGTGGCCAAGCTTTCTGATATTGGCACGTTCAAGATTTCGTTCTGGATGGTGACGGTCATCTGCGTCGCTTATTACGTGGCCATCTTTCCGTTCATTGCGCTTGGGAAGGTGTTCTTTATGCGCAAGTTTGGGTTCACCCCGGAGGACGCCAACACGGTCAACTCGATCGTGTACATCGTGGCTGGTGTGGCTTCGCCGTTGTTTGGGCTGATCGTTGATCGTACGGGACGGAACGTACTGTGGGTGTTTGTATCGATTACGGTGACGATCTTCGCGCATGGACTACTGGCGTTCACCTTCTACAACCCGTACGTGGCCATGATCACGATGGGCATGGCGTACTCGATGCTGGCGAGCAGTCTGTGGCCACTGGTGGCGCTGATCGTGCCCGAGTACCAGCTGGGAACGGCCTACGGAATCTGCCAATCCGTCCAGAACCTTGGCCTGGCCGTAATTTCTATGTTCTCGGGATTGATTGTCGACAAAGGAGGATACTTTATGCTGGAGATCTTCTTCATTGGATGGCTCGTTG TTTCTCTTCTGGCCACGATCGTCATCTGGCTGTACGACGCCAACAACAACGGAGCTTTGAACATGTCCCCGAAGGAGCGGGAGATCGCCGCCAGCAAACT TGACGACCGAGATAGAGCTTCGTACGCACCGATTGACTAA